The proteins below are encoded in one region of Streptomyces marianii:
- a CDS encoding MbtH family protein, translating to MSNPFEKTDRSYDVLVNEEGQHSLWPTGTAVPDGWTAVLTDRAREECLAYVEANWTDMRPRSLRATAD from the coding sequence GTGTCCAACCCCTTTGAGAAGACCGACCGTTCCTACGACGTCCTCGTCAACGAGGAGGGCCAGCACTCGCTGTGGCCCACCGGCACCGCCGTCCCGGACGGCTGGACGGCCGTCCTCACCGACCGGGCCCGCGAGGAGTGCCTCGCGTACGTCGAGGCCAACTGGACCGACATGCGCCCTCGGAGCCTGCGCGCCACCGCCGACTGA